In one Patescibacteria group bacterium genomic region, the following are encoded:
- a CDS encoding flavodoxin → MLSKNNLNISNGVKILVVYYSRTGFTKKLADFIAKKINASLEEIKDTVDRAGAKGYLLAGRDATFRRLTKLEKPSHNPGDFDLVVIGTPIWSWNMSAPIRTYLHKYKAQFKQAALFCTMGDNGDERAFKEMEEIIGKKPAAVLSLKTKEVITDSFAKADKFCEEIIKMVI, encoded by the coding sequence ATGTTATCTAAAAATAATTTGAATATTTCCAACGGGGTGAAAATACTCGTGGTTTATTATTCCCGGACCGGTTTTACTAAAAAATTAGCGGATTTTATCGCTAAAAAAATCAACGCCAGCCTTGAAGAAATCAAAGATACGGTGGATCGCGCCGGCGCTAAAGGCTATTTATTGGCCGGGCGGGACGCTACGTTTCGCCGGCTGACAAAATTAGAAAAGCCAAGCCATAATCCGGGAGATTTTGACCTGGTTGTTATCGGCACGCCTATCTGGTCGTGGAATATGTCGGCCCCGATTCGGACTTATCTTCATAAATATAAAGCCCAATTCAAGCAAGCCGCGCTTTTCTGCACTATGGGCGATAATGGCGATGAAAGAGCTTTTAAAGAAATGGAGGAGATTATCGGCAAAAAGCCGGCCGCGGTTTTAAGTTTAAAAACCAAAGAAGTCATAACCGATAGTTTTGCCAAAGCGGATAAGTTTTGCGAGGAGATAATAAAGATGGTTATTTAA